From Mastacembelus armatus chromosome 13, fMasArm1.2, whole genome shotgun sequence, one genomic window encodes:
- the hip1 gene encoding huntingtin-interacting protein 1 isoform X3, with product MDLSKIAVSINKAINTQEVAVKEKHARTCILGTHHEKGAHTFWAAVNRLPLSSNAVLCWKFCHVFHKLLRDGHPNVIKDSMRNKADLTDMSRMWGHLSEGYGKLCSIYLKLLITKMEFHIKNPRFPGNLQMSNRQLEEAGENDVNNFFQLTVEMFDYLECELNLFLGVFSSLDMSRSVSVTAAGQCRLAPLIQVILDCSHLYDYTVKLLFKLHSCLPADTLQGHRDRFQEQFKKLKSLFYRSSNLQYFKRLIQIPQLPENPPNFLRASALSEHISPVVVIPAESSSPESEHVVETDDLVDTDIPVLPAAVETKFDDLFGTSAAVDPFNFNSQNGMRKDDKDRLIDQLTREIQALKEELESFRLESSRLCQALRGRVSELEAELAEQSHLRLQAVGESEFLKAELDDLRRAREDTEKEQRSLTEIESFMCLTLGKAQANEQRYTKLKEKYTELVQGHADLLRKNAEVTRQMTVARAAQDEVEAVRREMQEKVKAAQEAADRQERGQLEELQELQKQLVSSQVELDSLKTTMASSQQSSAALSTQLATLASEKADLVQSLTKVEAELVARGNELERVQSSLATERESGVKTAEALQNQLNEKESREQALESQLVAARWSSLQGAVEEAEKIIQDSLSQIDDPAHISCTSSADYLASRCQASLDCLDRLHSAREAFIADSTGVSELVRAVTQCGHLVADTIVQGSATSHMVPVEQADALSECVKVCGAEALALLGQMKQQDNLAATDNSKLKAALEAILATAEKLRPRGLELQQGELGDLVEQEMAATSAAVESAAARIEEMLNKSRAVDTGIKMEVNERILASCTELMQAIKELVLSSKDLQRDIVESGRGAASMKEFYAKNSRWTEGLISASKAVGWGATVMVDAADLVVQGKGKFEELMVCSREIAASTAQLVAASKVKADKDSTNLHRLQQASRGVTQATAAVVASTKSGKSQIEEKDTMDFSSMTLTQIKRQEMDAQVLVLELETRLQKERERLGELRKKHYELAGVAEGWGEEEEGTG from the exons GCTGTCAGCATCAATAAGGCCATCAACACACAGGAGGTCGCTGTCAAAGAGAAGCATGCCAGGA CCTGTATCTTGGGGACCCATCATGAAAAAGGTGCTCACACTTTCTGGGCAGCCGTCAACCGGCTTCCACTCTCCAGCAATGCGGTTCTCTGCTGGAAGTTCTGCCACGTCTTCCACAAGCTGCTGCGAGACGGACATCCAAAC GTGATAAAGGACTCCATGAGGAACAAGGCTGATTTAACTGATATGAGCAGAATGTGG GGCCACCTGAGTGAAGGCTATGGGAAGCTGTGCAGCATCTACCTCAAACTGCTCATCACCAAAATGGAGTTTCACATCAAA AACCCTCGTTTCCCTGGCAACCTGCAGATGTCCAATAGACAGCTAGAGGAGGCCGGAGAGAACGACGTTAACAACTT CTTCCAGCTGACGGTAGAGATGTTTGACTACCTGGAGTGTGAGCTCAACCTCTTCCTGGGCG TATTCAGCTCTCTGGACATGTCACGGTCGGTGTCAGTGACGGCGGCTGGTCAGTGTCGCCTGGCCCCCCTCATCCAAGTCATCCTGGACTGCAGTCACCTCTATGACTACACTGTCAAGCTGCTGTTTAAGCTGCACTCTT GCCTTCCAGCAGACACTCTCCAGGGCCACAGAGATCGCTTCCAGGAGCAATTTAAGAA gTTAAAGAGTCTGTTTTATCGCTCCAGTAACTTGCAGTATTTCAAGAGGCTGATTCAGATTCCACAGTTGCCTGAG AACCCTCCGAACTTCCTGCGTGCATCAGCTCTGTCAGAGCACATCAGCCCTGTAGTCGTGATCCCCGCAGAGTCGTCGTCCCCGGAGTCAGAGCACGTGGTGGAGACAGACGACCTGGTGGACACAGACATCCCTGTGCTGCCG GCCGCTGTGGAGACCAAGTTTGACGATTTGTTTGGCACCTCTGCTGCTGTAGATCCCTTCAACTTCAACAGCCAGAACGGCATGCGCAAGGACGACAA AGACCGTCTGATTGACCAGCTGACAAGGGAGATCCAGGCCCTGAAAGAAGAGCTGGAGTCTTTCAGACTAGAG AGCAGTCGGTTGTGTCAGGCGCTGAGGGGGCGTGTCAGCGAGCTGGAGGCAGAGCTCGCCGAGCAGAGCCACCTGAGGCTGCAGGCGGTGGGAGAGAGCGAGTTCCTGAAGGCTGAGCTGGACGACCTGCGGAGGGCCAGGGAGGACACGGAAAAGGAGCAGCGGAGTCTGACAGAGATAGAAA GCTTTATGTGTTTGACACTAGGAAAAGCACAGGCCAATGAGCAGCGGTACACCAAACTGAAGGAGAAGTACACAGAGCTGGTCCAAGGTCATGCGGACCTGTTACGGAAG aatgCAGAGGTGACCCGGCAGATGACAGTAGCTCGGGCGGCTCAGGATGAAGTGGAAGCAGTGAGGAGAGAGATGCAAGAGAAGGTGAAGGCTGCCCAGgaagctgcagacagacag GAGCGGGGACAACTGGAGGAGCTTCAGGAGCTCCAGAAGCAGCTGGTGTCCAGCCAGGTGGAACTGGACTCCCTGAAGACCACCATGGCCTCATCACAACAG TCGAGTGCAGCGCTGAGCACTCAGCTGGCCACCCTGGCGTCTGAGAAAGCCGACCTGGTGCAGTCCTTGACGAAGGTGGAGGCAGAGCTGGTGGCCCGTGGGAACGAGTTAGAGAGAGTCCAAAGCTCACTggcgacagagagagaaagcggGGTGAAGACTGCAGAAGCCCTACAGAATCAGCTTAATGAGAAG gagagcagggagcaggctTTGGAGAGCCAGCTGGTTGCAGCTCGCTGGTCCAGTCTGCAGGGAGCTGtggaagaggcagagaaaatCATCCAGGACTCACTGTCTCAGATAGACGACCCGGCACACATCAGCTGCACCAGCTCTGCAG ACTACTTAGCATCCAGATGCCAGGCCTCTTTAGACTGTCTGGACCGGCTCCATTCTGCCAGAGAGGCCTTCATAGCAGACAGCACAG GTGTGTCTGAGCTGGTACGAGCAGTGACCCAGTGTGGCCACCTGGTGGCCGACACCATCGTTCAGGGCAGTGCTACCTCCCACATGGTGCCTGTGGAACAAGCTGATg CCCTGTCAGagtgtgtgaaggtgtgtggggctgaagctctggctctgctgGGGCAGATGAAGCAGCAGGACAATTTGGCTGCAACAGACAACAGCAAGCTGAAGGCAGCCCTGGAAGCCATCCTGGCCACTGCAGAG aaactgCGTCCTCGGGGTTTGGAGCTACAGCAGGGAGAGCTGGGAGATCttgtggagcaggaaatggCTGCCACTTCCGCTGCTGTGGAGTCAGCAGCTGCCAGGATAGAG GAAATGCTCAACAAGTCCCGAGCAGTTGACACAGGAATCAAGATGGAGGTCAATGAGAG GATCTTGGCCTCCTGCACGGAGCTGATGCAGGCGATCAAGGAGCTCGTTCTGTCATCTAAAGATCTGCAAAGGGACATTGTGGAGAGTGGCAGA GGGGCAGCATCCATGAAGGAATTTTATGCCAAGAACTCCCGCTGGACCGAGGGACTGATCTCTGCCTCCAAAGCAGTGGGCTGGGGCGCCACTGTCATGGT AGATGCAGCTGATCTGGTGGTGCAGGGTAAAGGGAAGTTTGAGGAGTTGATGGTGTGTTCACGTGAAATAGCTGCCAGTACAGCACAGCTAGTGGCTGCTTCCAAG gtaAAGGCAGACAAAGACAGCACCAATCTGCACCGTCTCCAGCAGGCATCCCGGGGCGTCACCCAGGCGACTGCAGCGGTCGTGGCCTCCACCAAGTCTGGGAAATCCCAGATTGAAGAGAAAG ATACAATGGATTTCTCCAGCATGACTCTCACACAGATCAAACGACAAGAAATGGATGCACAG GTCCTGGTTCTGGAGCTGGAGACTCGTCTTCAGAAGGAGCGAGAGCGGCTTGGTGAGCTGAGGAAGAAGCATTACGAGCTGGCTGGTGTAGCAGAAGGCTGGggcgaggaagaggagg GCACAGGTTGA
- the hip1 gene encoding huntingtin-interacting protein 1 isoform X2 — MDRVKSSMQQVPNAIPKVIRRTGGANSLELERETFERGQAVSINKAINTQEVAVKEKHARTCILGTHHEKGAHTFWAAVNRLPLSSNAVLCWKFCHVFHKLLRDGHPNVIKDSMRNKADLTDMSRMWGHLSEGYGKLCSIYLKLLITKMEFHIKNPRFPGNLQMSNRQLEEAGENDVNNFFQLTVEMFDYLECELNLFLGVFSSLDMSRSVSVTAAGQCRLAPLIQVILDCSHLYDYTVKLLFKLHSCLPADTLQGHRDRFQEQFKKLKSLFYRSSNLQYFKRLIQIPQLPENPPNFLRASALSEHISPVVVIPAESSSPESEHVVETDDLVDTDIPVLPAAVETKFDDLFGTSAAVDPFNFNSQNGMRKDDKDRLIDQLTREIQALKEELESFRLESSRLCQALRGRVSELEAELAEQSHLRLQAVGESEFLKAELDDLRRAREDTEKEQRSLTEIERKAQANEQRYTKLKEKYTELVQGHADLLRKNAEVTRQMTVARAAQDEVEAVRREMQEKVKAAQEAADRQERGQLEELQELQKQLVSSQVELDSLKTTMASSQQSSAALSTQLATLASEKADLVQSLTKVEAELVARGNELERVQSSLATERESGVKTAEALQNQLNEKESREQALESQLVAARWSSLQGAVEEAEKIIQDSLSQIDDPAHISCTSSADYLASRCQASLDCLDRLHSAREAFIADSTGVSELVRAVTQCGHLVADTIVQGSATSHMVPVEQADALSECVKVCGAEALALLGQMKQQDNLAATDNSKLKAALEAILATAEKLRPRGLELQQGELGDLVEQEMAATSAAVESAAARIEEMLNKSRAVDTGIKMEVNERILASCTELMQAIKELVLSSKDLQRDIVESGRGAASMKEFYAKNSRWTEGLISASKAVGWGATVMVDAADLVVQGKGKFEELMVCSREIAASTAQLVAASKVKADKDSTNLHRLQQASRGVTQATAAVVASTKSGKSQIEEKDTMDFSSMTLTQIKRQEMDAQVLVLELETRLQKERERLGELRKKHYELAGVAEGWGEEEEGTG; from the exons GCTGTCAGCATCAATAAGGCCATCAACACACAGGAGGTCGCTGTCAAAGAGAAGCATGCCAGGA CCTGTATCTTGGGGACCCATCATGAAAAAGGTGCTCACACTTTCTGGGCAGCCGTCAACCGGCTTCCACTCTCCAGCAATGCGGTTCTCTGCTGGAAGTTCTGCCACGTCTTCCACAAGCTGCTGCGAGACGGACATCCAAAC GTGATAAAGGACTCCATGAGGAACAAGGCTGATTTAACTGATATGAGCAGAATGTGG GGCCACCTGAGTGAAGGCTATGGGAAGCTGTGCAGCATCTACCTCAAACTGCTCATCACCAAAATGGAGTTTCACATCAAA AACCCTCGTTTCCCTGGCAACCTGCAGATGTCCAATAGACAGCTAGAGGAGGCCGGAGAGAACGACGTTAACAACTT CTTCCAGCTGACGGTAGAGATGTTTGACTACCTGGAGTGTGAGCTCAACCTCTTCCTGGGCG TATTCAGCTCTCTGGACATGTCACGGTCGGTGTCAGTGACGGCGGCTGGTCAGTGTCGCCTGGCCCCCCTCATCCAAGTCATCCTGGACTGCAGTCACCTCTATGACTACACTGTCAAGCTGCTGTTTAAGCTGCACTCTT GCCTTCCAGCAGACACTCTCCAGGGCCACAGAGATCGCTTCCAGGAGCAATTTAAGAA gTTAAAGAGTCTGTTTTATCGCTCCAGTAACTTGCAGTATTTCAAGAGGCTGATTCAGATTCCACAGTTGCCTGAG AACCCTCCGAACTTCCTGCGTGCATCAGCTCTGTCAGAGCACATCAGCCCTGTAGTCGTGATCCCCGCAGAGTCGTCGTCCCCGGAGTCAGAGCACGTGGTGGAGACAGACGACCTGGTGGACACAGACATCCCTGTGCTGCCG GCCGCTGTGGAGACCAAGTTTGACGATTTGTTTGGCACCTCTGCTGCTGTAGATCCCTTCAACTTCAACAGCCAGAACGGCATGCGCAAGGACGACAA AGACCGTCTGATTGACCAGCTGACAAGGGAGATCCAGGCCCTGAAAGAAGAGCTGGAGTCTTTCAGACTAGAG AGCAGTCGGTTGTGTCAGGCGCTGAGGGGGCGTGTCAGCGAGCTGGAGGCAGAGCTCGCCGAGCAGAGCCACCTGAGGCTGCAGGCGGTGGGAGAGAGCGAGTTCCTGAAGGCTGAGCTGGACGACCTGCGGAGGGCCAGGGAGGACACGGAAAAGGAGCAGCGGAGTCTGACAGAGATAGAAA GAAAAGCACAGGCCAATGAGCAGCGGTACACCAAACTGAAGGAGAAGTACACAGAGCTGGTCCAAGGTCATGCGGACCTGTTACGGAAG aatgCAGAGGTGACCCGGCAGATGACAGTAGCTCGGGCGGCTCAGGATGAAGTGGAAGCAGTGAGGAGAGAGATGCAAGAGAAGGTGAAGGCTGCCCAGgaagctgcagacagacag GAGCGGGGACAACTGGAGGAGCTTCAGGAGCTCCAGAAGCAGCTGGTGTCCAGCCAGGTGGAACTGGACTCCCTGAAGACCACCATGGCCTCATCACAACAG TCGAGTGCAGCGCTGAGCACTCAGCTGGCCACCCTGGCGTCTGAGAAAGCCGACCTGGTGCAGTCCTTGACGAAGGTGGAGGCAGAGCTGGTGGCCCGTGGGAACGAGTTAGAGAGAGTCCAAAGCTCACTggcgacagagagagaaagcggGGTGAAGACTGCAGAAGCCCTACAGAATCAGCTTAATGAGAAG gagagcagggagcaggctTTGGAGAGCCAGCTGGTTGCAGCTCGCTGGTCCAGTCTGCAGGGAGCTGtggaagaggcagagaaaatCATCCAGGACTCACTGTCTCAGATAGACGACCCGGCACACATCAGCTGCACCAGCTCTGCAG ACTACTTAGCATCCAGATGCCAGGCCTCTTTAGACTGTCTGGACCGGCTCCATTCTGCCAGAGAGGCCTTCATAGCAGACAGCACAG GTGTGTCTGAGCTGGTACGAGCAGTGACCCAGTGTGGCCACCTGGTGGCCGACACCATCGTTCAGGGCAGTGCTACCTCCCACATGGTGCCTGTGGAACAAGCTGATg CCCTGTCAGagtgtgtgaaggtgtgtggggctgaagctctggctctgctgGGGCAGATGAAGCAGCAGGACAATTTGGCTGCAACAGACAACAGCAAGCTGAAGGCAGCCCTGGAAGCCATCCTGGCCACTGCAGAG aaactgCGTCCTCGGGGTTTGGAGCTACAGCAGGGAGAGCTGGGAGATCttgtggagcaggaaatggCTGCCACTTCCGCTGCTGTGGAGTCAGCAGCTGCCAGGATAGAG GAAATGCTCAACAAGTCCCGAGCAGTTGACACAGGAATCAAGATGGAGGTCAATGAGAG GATCTTGGCCTCCTGCACGGAGCTGATGCAGGCGATCAAGGAGCTCGTTCTGTCATCTAAAGATCTGCAAAGGGACATTGTGGAGAGTGGCAGA GGGGCAGCATCCATGAAGGAATTTTATGCCAAGAACTCCCGCTGGACCGAGGGACTGATCTCTGCCTCCAAAGCAGTGGGCTGGGGCGCCACTGTCATGGT AGATGCAGCTGATCTGGTGGTGCAGGGTAAAGGGAAGTTTGAGGAGTTGATGGTGTGTTCACGTGAAATAGCTGCCAGTACAGCACAGCTAGTGGCTGCTTCCAAG gtaAAGGCAGACAAAGACAGCACCAATCTGCACCGTCTCCAGCAGGCATCCCGGGGCGTCACCCAGGCGACTGCAGCGGTCGTGGCCTCCACCAAGTCTGGGAAATCCCAGATTGAAGAGAAAG ATACAATGGATTTCTCCAGCATGACTCTCACACAGATCAAACGACAAGAAATGGATGCACAG GTCCTGGTTCTGGAGCTGGAGACTCGTCTTCAGAAGGAGCGAGAGCGGCTTGGTGAGCTGAGGAAGAAGCATTACGAGCTGGCTGGTGTAGCAGAAGGCTGGggcgaggaagaggagg GCACAGGTTGA
- the hip1 gene encoding huntingtin-interacting protein 1 isoform X1, with the protein MDRVKSSMQQVPNAIPKVIRRTGGANSLELERETFERGQAVSINKAINTQEVAVKEKHARTCILGTHHEKGAHTFWAAVNRLPLSSNAVLCWKFCHVFHKLLRDGHPNVIKDSMRNKADLTDMSRMWGHLSEGYGKLCSIYLKLLITKMEFHIKNPRFPGNLQMSNRQLEEAGENDVNNFFQLTVEMFDYLECELNLFLGVFSSLDMSRSVSVTAAGQCRLAPLIQVILDCSHLYDYTVKLLFKLHSCLPADTLQGHRDRFQEQFKKLKSLFYRSSNLQYFKRLIQIPQLPENPPNFLRASALSEHISPVVVIPAESSSPESEHVVETDDLVDTDIPVLPAAVETKFDDLFGTSAAVDPFNFNSQNGMRKDDKDRLIDQLTREIQALKEELESFRLESSRLCQALRGRVSELEAELAEQSHLRLQAVGESEFLKAELDDLRRAREDTEKEQRSLTEIESFMCLTLGKAQANEQRYTKLKEKYTELVQGHADLLRKNAEVTRQMTVARAAQDEVEAVRREMQEKVKAAQEAADRQERGQLEELQELQKQLVSSQVELDSLKTTMASSQQSSAALSTQLATLASEKADLVQSLTKVEAELVARGNELERVQSSLATERESGVKTAEALQNQLNEKESREQALESQLVAARWSSLQGAVEEAEKIIQDSLSQIDDPAHISCTSSADYLASRCQASLDCLDRLHSAREAFIADSTGVSELVRAVTQCGHLVADTIVQGSATSHMVPVEQADALSECVKVCGAEALALLGQMKQQDNLAATDNSKLKAALEAILATAEKLRPRGLELQQGELGDLVEQEMAATSAAVESAAARIEEMLNKSRAVDTGIKMEVNERILASCTELMQAIKELVLSSKDLQRDIVESGRGAASMKEFYAKNSRWTEGLISASKAVGWGATVMVDAADLVVQGKGKFEELMVCSREIAASTAQLVAASKVKADKDSTNLHRLQQASRGVTQATAAVVASTKSGKSQIEEKDTMDFSSMTLTQIKRQEMDAQVLVLELETRLQKERERLGELRKKHYELAGVAEGWGEEEEGTG; encoded by the exons GCTGTCAGCATCAATAAGGCCATCAACACACAGGAGGTCGCTGTCAAAGAGAAGCATGCCAGGA CCTGTATCTTGGGGACCCATCATGAAAAAGGTGCTCACACTTTCTGGGCAGCCGTCAACCGGCTTCCACTCTCCAGCAATGCGGTTCTCTGCTGGAAGTTCTGCCACGTCTTCCACAAGCTGCTGCGAGACGGACATCCAAAC GTGATAAAGGACTCCATGAGGAACAAGGCTGATTTAACTGATATGAGCAGAATGTGG GGCCACCTGAGTGAAGGCTATGGGAAGCTGTGCAGCATCTACCTCAAACTGCTCATCACCAAAATGGAGTTTCACATCAAA AACCCTCGTTTCCCTGGCAACCTGCAGATGTCCAATAGACAGCTAGAGGAGGCCGGAGAGAACGACGTTAACAACTT CTTCCAGCTGACGGTAGAGATGTTTGACTACCTGGAGTGTGAGCTCAACCTCTTCCTGGGCG TATTCAGCTCTCTGGACATGTCACGGTCGGTGTCAGTGACGGCGGCTGGTCAGTGTCGCCTGGCCCCCCTCATCCAAGTCATCCTGGACTGCAGTCACCTCTATGACTACACTGTCAAGCTGCTGTTTAAGCTGCACTCTT GCCTTCCAGCAGACACTCTCCAGGGCCACAGAGATCGCTTCCAGGAGCAATTTAAGAA gTTAAAGAGTCTGTTTTATCGCTCCAGTAACTTGCAGTATTTCAAGAGGCTGATTCAGATTCCACAGTTGCCTGAG AACCCTCCGAACTTCCTGCGTGCATCAGCTCTGTCAGAGCACATCAGCCCTGTAGTCGTGATCCCCGCAGAGTCGTCGTCCCCGGAGTCAGAGCACGTGGTGGAGACAGACGACCTGGTGGACACAGACATCCCTGTGCTGCCG GCCGCTGTGGAGACCAAGTTTGACGATTTGTTTGGCACCTCTGCTGCTGTAGATCCCTTCAACTTCAACAGCCAGAACGGCATGCGCAAGGACGACAA AGACCGTCTGATTGACCAGCTGACAAGGGAGATCCAGGCCCTGAAAGAAGAGCTGGAGTCTTTCAGACTAGAG AGCAGTCGGTTGTGTCAGGCGCTGAGGGGGCGTGTCAGCGAGCTGGAGGCAGAGCTCGCCGAGCAGAGCCACCTGAGGCTGCAGGCGGTGGGAGAGAGCGAGTTCCTGAAGGCTGAGCTGGACGACCTGCGGAGGGCCAGGGAGGACACGGAAAAGGAGCAGCGGAGTCTGACAGAGATAGAAA GCTTTATGTGTTTGACACTAGGAAAAGCACAGGCCAATGAGCAGCGGTACACCAAACTGAAGGAGAAGTACACAGAGCTGGTCCAAGGTCATGCGGACCTGTTACGGAAG aatgCAGAGGTGACCCGGCAGATGACAGTAGCTCGGGCGGCTCAGGATGAAGTGGAAGCAGTGAGGAGAGAGATGCAAGAGAAGGTGAAGGCTGCCCAGgaagctgcagacagacag GAGCGGGGACAACTGGAGGAGCTTCAGGAGCTCCAGAAGCAGCTGGTGTCCAGCCAGGTGGAACTGGACTCCCTGAAGACCACCATGGCCTCATCACAACAG TCGAGTGCAGCGCTGAGCACTCAGCTGGCCACCCTGGCGTCTGAGAAAGCCGACCTGGTGCAGTCCTTGACGAAGGTGGAGGCAGAGCTGGTGGCCCGTGGGAACGAGTTAGAGAGAGTCCAAAGCTCACTggcgacagagagagaaagcggGGTGAAGACTGCAGAAGCCCTACAGAATCAGCTTAATGAGAAG gagagcagggagcaggctTTGGAGAGCCAGCTGGTTGCAGCTCGCTGGTCCAGTCTGCAGGGAGCTGtggaagaggcagagaaaatCATCCAGGACTCACTGTCTCAGATAGACGACCCGGCACACATCAGCTGCACCAGCTCTGCAG ACTACTTAGCATCCAGATGCCAGGCCTCTTTAGACTGTCTGGACCGGCTCCATTCTGCCAGAGAGGCCTTCATAGCAGACAGCACAG GTGTGTCTGAGCTGGTACGAGCAGTGACCCAGTGTGGCCACCTGGTGGCCGACACCATCGTTCAGGGCAGTGCTACCTCCCACATGGTGCCTGTGGAACAAGCTGATg CCCTGTCAGagtgtgtgaaggtgtgtggggctgaagctctggctctgctgGGGCAGATGAAGCAGCAGGACAATTTGGCTGCAACAGACAACAGCAAGCTGAAGGCAGCCCTGGAAGCCATCCTGGCCACTGCAGAG aaactgCGTCCTCGGGGTTTGGAGCTACAGCAGGGAGAGCTGGGAGATCttgtggagcaggaaatggCTGCCACTTCCGCTGCTGTGGAGTCAGCAGCTGCCAGGATAGAG GAAATGCTCAACAAGTCCCGAGCAGTTGACACAGGAATCAAGATGGAGGTCAATGAGAG GATCTTGGCCTCCTGCACGGAGCTGATGCAGGCGATCAAGGAGCTCGTTCTGTCATCTAAAGATCTGCAAAGGGACATTGTGGAGAGTGGCAGA GGGGCAGCATCCATGAAGGAATTTTATGCCAAGAACTCCCGCTGGACCGAGGGACTGATCTCTGCCTCCAAAGCAGTGGGCTGGGGCGCCACTGTCATGGT AGATGCAGCTGATCTGGTGGTGCAGGGTAAAGGGAAGTTTGAGGAGTTGATGGTGTGTTCACGTGAAATAGCTGCCAGTACAGCACAGCTAGTGGCTGCTTCCAAG gtaAAGGCAGACAAAGACAGCACCAATCTGCACCGTCTCCAGCAGGCATCCCGGGGCGTCACCCAGGCGACTGCAGCGGTCGTGGCCTCCACCAAGTCTGGGAAATCCCAGATTGAAGAGAAAG ATACAATGGATTTCTCCAGCATGACTCTCACACAGATCAAACGACAAGAAATGGATGCACAG GTCCTGGTTCTGGAGCTGGAGACTCGTCTTCAGAAGGAGCGAGAGCGGCTTGGTGAGCTGAGGAAGAAGCATTACGAGCTGGCTGGTGTAGCAGAAGGCTGGggcgaggaagaggagg GCACAGGTTGA